In the Desulfuromonas sp. DDH964 genome, ATGTGAGCCCGGAAGAGATCGCCGACGATACCCCGCTCTTCGGGGAAGGGCTCGGCCTCGATTCCCTCGACGCAGTCGAACTGGTGGTGCTGGTGCAGAAGCACTTCGGTGTCGAGATCAAGGATATGGACGAAGGTCGCCCGGCACTGCAGTCGGTCGCCACCCTGGCTGCCTTCATTGCCGAGCGGCGCAGCAAATGACGACCCTAGCTCCCGTCGCCGTCACCGGGGTCGGGTGCCTGAGCGCGGCCGGGCTCGACTTCCCGTCCTGCATGGCCGCTCTTTTCAGCGGTCAGCGGCAACCGATACCGCCCGAGTCCTTCACCAGCACCCACCCGGTGCGCTACCCGGTCTTCGAGGTGGCGGTGGAGTTTCCGGAGCAGCGGGGGGTCGGCAAGCCCGACGTCCTGCGCACCAGTCGTCTCGCCCTGGTCGCCGCGGCTGAGGCCTTGGCCGATGCCGGGATCGAGCGCGAACAGCTGCGCGGGCTGCGGGTCGGGGTCTGTGTCGGTACCACCGTCGGCAGTGCCATGAATAACGAGCTCTTCTATCGCCAGTTCAAGGCGGGGGAACGGCCGGCGATCGATCCGATCGTCAAGTTCCTCAATTCCAACCCGGCCGCCTCCATCGCCCGCGAGTATGGTTTCGACGGACCCTGTCAGACGGTGGTGAATGCCTGTTCCTCGGGGACCGACGCCATCGGCCTGGCGGCCTCCTGGATCCGCGCCGGAATCTGCGACGTTGCCCTTGCCGGTGGCGCCGACGAGCTCTGCCGGGTCACCTACAACGGCTTCATCTCCCTTTTGATTACCGACGAGGAGCCGTGCCGCCCCTTCGACCGCGATCGCAAGGGACTCAACCTCGGCGCCGGCGCCGCGGTGCTGGTGCTCGAGTCGGAAGCGGCGCGGATCCAGCGCCAGAAGGCGCCCCGCGCCCGGGTGCTCGGCTACGGTTCGGCCAGCGATGGCTACCACCTGACCGCCCCGCGCCCCGACGGTTCCGGCCTGAAGCGGGCGATCGCCGAGGCGCTGGCGACCAGCGGCGTCAGCGCTGCCGACATCGCCTTCGTCAACGCCCACGGTACCGCCACCCCGGACAATGACCGGACCGAGAGCAAGGTGCTGGCCGAGGTGCTTCCCGGGATCCCCTTCGTCTCCACCAAGGGGTATACCGGCCACACCCTCGGCGCCGCCGGGGCGATCGAGGCGGCCTTTACCATCGGTTGCCTGGAGCAGGGCCGGATCCCCGGCAATATCGGCTGCACCACGCCGGACCCGGAATTTCCCGCGGCGCCGGTCCTGGTCGAAACATTGGTCACCGGG is a window encoding:
- a CDS encoding phosphopantetheine-binding protein, with the translated sequence MEITEQLKKILVEELNLEDVSPEEIADDTPLFGEGLGLDSLDAVELVVLVQKHFGVEIKDMDEGRPALQSVATLAAFIAERRSK
- a CDS encoding beta-ketoacyl-[acyl-carrier-protein] synthase family protein; the protein is MTTLAPVAVTGVGCLSAAGLDFPSCMAALFSGQRQPIPPESFTSTHPVRYPVFEVAVEFPEQRGVGKPDVLRTSRLALVAAAEALADAGIEREQLRGLRVGVCVGTTVGSAMNNELFYRQFKAGERPAIDPIVKFLNSNPAASIAREYGFDGPCQTVVNACSSGTDAIGLAASWIRAGICDVALAGGADELCRVTYNGFISLLITDEEPCRPFDRDRKGLNLGAGAAVLVLESEAARIQRQKAPRARVLGYGSASDGYHLTAPRPDGSGLKRAIAEALATSGVSAADIAFVNAHGTATPDNDRTESKVLAEVLPGIPFVSTKGYTGHTLGAAGAIEAAFTIGCLEQGRIPGNIGCTTPDPEFPAAPVLVETLVTGRVALSESLAFGGNNAVVVLGRDA